One stretch of Candidatus Bathyarchaeota archaeon DNA includes these proteins:
- a CDS encoding divalent-cation tolerance protein CutA produces MVTCPDEETATKIARSLTVKRLAACINITPKIKSIYRWEGKIEEADEHLLIIKSKRRLLKKIIEDVKANHPYKIPEVISLQIDGGSKDYIDWIIKETS; encoded by the coding sequence ATGGTGACATGTCCGGACGAAGAGACAGCGACGAAGATAGCTAGATCCCTAACTGTAAAGAGACTCGCCGCATGTATCAACATAACACCTAAAATAAAGAGCATATACCGTTGGGAAGGGAAGATTGAAGAGGCCGATGAGCATCTCCTGATAATAAAGTCTAAACGGAGACTATTGAAGAAGATTATTGAAGATGTTAAGGCCAATCATCCGTACAAGATTCCAGAGGTGATCAGCCTACAAATAGACGGGGGCTCAAAAGACTATATAGACTGGATCATTAAAGAAACTTCCTGA
- a CDS encoding M67 family metallopeptidase produces the protein MIRRRDLEKIIRHSNETYPSESCGILLGIRDGEFKKIQMVCPTRNILNSKDAYEIDPKEQLEVYMMADEHSMEVLGYYHSHPDWPAQPSNTDKAKANQPGCSYIIHSNLTGETRSYVWEGRDFKPEELKITDD, from the coding sequence ATGATCAGGAGAAGAGATCTGGAGAAGATAATTAGACACTCCAACGAAACATACCCTTCCGAGTCTTGCGGAATACTTTTGGGTATAAGAGACGGCGAATTCAAGAAGATTCAAATGGTATGTCCAACAAGAAACATTTTGAACTCAAAGGACGCCTATGAGATAGACCCTAAGGAGCAACTCGAAGTCTACATGATGGCAGATGAGCATTCCATGGAGGTTCTGGGTTACTATCACAGCCATCCAGACTGGCCTGCGCAACCATCCAATACAGATAAGGCGAAGGCAAACCAGCCTGGATGCTCCTACATCATCCATTCAAACCTTACAGGTGAGACCAGATCATACGTCTGGGAAGGTAGAGACTTCAAGCCTGAAGAGCTAAAAATCACAGATGACTAA
- a CDS encoding CBS domain-containing protein, which yields METIRKLEVEKLQTHPITVPADYNISKVIGVLRDLEAYEAFTFEDGKVGMVTIRDILRVSNPLSTKASTIAKYPARLSPSTTLTKAARIMTDYRLRALPIVEDNELVGAVTAKSIMETLAKSGSLNFKIKSLASSSLIKLESLDLASKARNLMVDKRIDHLPVSENHHIAGVVTSSQIVYLLAPKERVGSDSLGLEGQSNLNVQVKALMDTTPIHSPAEDDASNVLREMLRMGKTYSLITVLDMVEGIVTPRDFVKLLAEPEAKPEIPVYIVGLPDDPFEAETAKSKFIKVIGRLKRAFPEIEEARSIIKTPESMMSKDRRRYEVDVAIKTPGGILNYTHAGWELPSIYDELATRLKRMLTQKQKPSKRYLRPGYRSKRRR from the coding sequence ATGGAAACTATTAGGAAATTGGAGGTTGAGAAGCTGCAGACTCATCCTATAACAGTCCCCGCAGACTACAATATATCGAAGGTTATAGGTGTTCTGAGGGATCTGGAGGCATATGAGGCCTTCACGTTTGAGGACGGCAAAGTTGGAATGGTGACTATCAGAGACATATTGAGGGTTTCGAATCCGTTAAGTACAAAAGCATCCACAATTGCAAAGTATCCGGCCAGACTATCACCTTCAACAACCCTGACCAAGGCTGCAAGGATCATGACCGATTATAGGTTGAGGGCTCTACCCATAGTTGAGGACAATGAGCTTGTAGGAGCCGTCACAGCGAAGAGTATTATGGAGACCTTGGCCAAGTCAGGCTCCCTAAACTTCAAGATAAAATCTCTGGCGTCAAGTAGCCTCATCAAACTAGAATCTTTAGATCTTGCATCAAAGGCTAGGAACCTCATGGTTGATAAGAGGATCGACCACCTACCTGTCTCTGAGAACCATCATATCGCAGGGGTTGTGACTTCAAGCCAGATAGTCTATCTTCTGGCTCCTAAAGAGAGGGTTGGGAGCGACTCTCTCGGCCTGGAGGGTCAGAGCAACCTAAACGTCCAAGTCAAGGCCCTGATGGATACGACCCCAATACATTCACCAGCTGAAGATGATGCCTCAAACGTTCTGAGGGAGATGTTGAGGATGGGCAAGACCTACTCTCTCATCACTGTCCTGGACATGGTTGAGGGTATAGTCACCCCAAGAGACTTCGTCAAACTGCTCGCTGAGCCTGAGGCGAAGCCTGAGATACCAGTATATATCGTAGGGTTACCAGACGACCCTTTCGAGGCTGAGACTGCAAAATCAAAATTCATAAAAGTAATCGGAAGACTCAAAAGAGCATTCCCTGAGATTGAGGAGGCCCGCTCAATAATAAAGACACCCGAATCCATGATGAGTAAGGATAGGAGAAGGTATGAGGTCGACGTCGCCATAAAGACACCTGGAGGAATCTTAAACTACACCCATGCAGGATGGGAGTTGCCGAGCATATATGATGAGTTGGCGACGAGACTCAAGAGGATGCTCACCCAGAAACAGAAGCCTTCAAAAAGATATTTGAGGCCCGGATACAGATCGAAGAGGAGACGATAA
- the thiL gene encoding thiamine-phosphate kinase, whose product MSVPSAGLGERKIIELITGLQDRMRGNPLPFGEDVAAVRLGRGKLGVLKCDMLVGTTDVPSGMSLWQASRKAVVSSVSDFAAKGVRPRVILVSLGLPKGLGEDEIRQIGSGLNAAAKEYGAYIIGGDTNETEGLTIDICAFGICREKILVRRDTARDGDVVAVTGPFGLTSLGLKIVKEGLEVPQDLRVRALEAVYMPKARLVEGVTLASKKFLTSSIDSSDGLAWSLYELAMASGVGFEIDRLPVDGDVERFALENDMDHVDLTLYGGEEYELVVTLSPRMFERARRRIPLMPIGRVTGDVGKIVLKVEGKVLDVEPKGYEHLK is encoded by the coding sequence TTGAGCGTGCCGAGTGCAGGTTTGGGTGAGAGGAAGATAATTGAGTTGATCACTGGACTCCAGGACAGGATGAGGGGTAACCCTCTGCCTTTCGGAGAAGACGTAGCTGCAGTCCGTCTAGGCAGAGGTAAACTCGGTGTCTTGAAGTGTGACATGCTAGTTGGAACAACTGATGTCCCCTCCGGTATGAGTTTGTGGCAGGCCTCCAGGAAGGCTGTTGTATCGAGTGTGAGCGACTTCGCGGCGAAAGGTGTTAGACCCAGAGTTATACTCGTCTCCTTGGGGTTGCCTAAGGGTCTGGGTGAGGATGAGATCCGCCAGATCGGTTCAGGCCTGAATGCGGCTGCCAAAGAGTATGGTGCCTACATCATCGGCGGCGACACTAATGAGACTGAAGGCTTAACTATAGATATATGTGCCTTCGGCATTTGTAGAGAGAAGATTCTTGTGAGGCGTGACACCGCCAGAGATGGTGATGTCGTAGCTGTGACGGGCCCTTTCGGTCTGACCTCTCTGGGTCTGAAGATTGTTAAGGAAGGTTTGGAGGTACCTCAGGATCTTAGGGTTAGGGCTCTGGAGGCCGTATACATGCCGAAGGCCAGGCTGGTTGAGGGGGTCACCTTGGCCTCAAAAAAGTTCTTGACATCCTCGATAGATTCAAGTGATGGGTTGGCATGGAGCCTCTATGAACTGGCGATGGCAAGTGGTGTCGGCTTCGAGATAGATAGGCTACCAGTCGATGGGGATGTGGAGAGGTTCGCTCTTGAGAATGATATGGACCATGTCGACTTGACCCTTTACGGCGGTGAGGAGTATGAGCTGGTCGTAACCTTGAGTCCTAGAATGTTTGAGAGGGCTAGGAGGAGGATCCCACTTATGCCTATAGGGAGGGTTACTGGTGATGTTGGGAAGATCGTTTTGAAGGTTGAAGGTAAAGTTTTGGATGTCGAGCCTAAAGGTTACGAGCATCTTAAATGA
- a CDS encoding OsmC family protein: MIMDEPKPLGEGSGPNASRLLSAAVGHCLSASLLFCLSKARLNIEGVETTVEVSFRRNEKGRLRIGSLKVHLNLSIRREEVERLKRCLELFEDFCVVTQSVRQGIPVSVDVTTRDEKRS, translated from the coding sequence ATGATTATGGATGAGCCAAAGCCTTTAGGGGAGGGTTCAGGCCCAAACGCTTCACGCTTGCTCTCAGCAGCTGTCGGCCACTGTCTCAGCGCGAGTCTGCTGTTCTGCCTCTCAAAGGCTAGGTTGAACATAGAAGGGGTCGAAACGACTGTTGAGGTCTCATTCCGAAGAAATGAGAAGGGCCGCCTCAGGATCGGTTCGCTAAAAGTACACCTTAATTTATCCATTCGAAGGGAGGAGGTCGAAAGATTGAAGCGATGCCTTGAATTATTCGAAGATTTCTGTGTCGTCACTCAGAGCGTAAGGCAAGGAATCCCTGTGAGTGTAGATGTCACTACAAGAGATGAGAAACGTTCTTAG
- a CDS encoding sodium:calcium antiporter, whose translation MDPFHIVINVVILFIFLMLLDRSSYAVITGAYDISRSTRVRYSSIGFIFVALSTSLPEASVSLFAAIENEAGLAIGNVFGSNIANVCLIVGIPILYGCLSKTEISECRLTLPEHEYPSLFFGLFISSVLPLFMIRSAKYMPIIGVALIAMFIIYSYHLSRSGIDNHPSNGLTHRTKWNLIKGVVWVTVGIAGAILSGYAIVISASNLAAAFSLSGTFVGATIVAVGTSLPELAISLKSIQRNRIDFALSNAIGSCFANLTIILGLFFIFSRITIKIDAYFDLVFFSLISNLFLWYFLSRRKLGPKESIILLIIYAIFLVEFVGIFNPF comes from the coding sequence ATGGATCCTTTCCATATTGTGATTAATGTTGTAATTCTTTTCATATTCTTGATGCTCCTTGATCGGTCTAGTTATGCCGTGATTACTGGAGCCTATGATATTTCTAGATCTACTAGGGTCCGGTACAGTAGCATAGGATTCATCTTCGTTGCACTTTCAACATCGCTGCCTGAGGCATCCGTCTCACTGTTTGCAGCGATCGAAAATGAAGCAGGTCTAGCCATTGGGAACGTCTTTGGATCGAATATTGCGAACGTGTGTTTGATCGTGGGTATACCTATCCTCTACGGTTGCCTATCAAAAACTGAAATCTCGGAATGCCGCTTGACTCTTCCAGAACATGAGTATCCAAGCCTATTCTTTGGTTTGTTCATCTCTTCAGTGCTCCCACTTTTCATGATACGGAGCGCCAAATACATGCCCATTATCGGTGTCGCTCTCATCGCCATGTTTATCATCTATAGCTACCATCTCTCCAGATCCGGAATCGACAATCACCCATCAAACGGCTTGACGCATAGAACAAAATGGAATCTGATCAAAGGAGTTGTCTGGGTAACTGTGGGAATAGCCGGGGCAATCCTAAGCGGCTACGCTATAGTCATTAGCGCATCAAACCTGGCCGCAGCCTTCTCTCTTTCAGGAACCTTCGTCGGTGCAACGATAGTAGCAGTCGGAACGAGCCTCCCTGAACTGGCAATATCTTTGAAGTCCATACAGAGAAATCGGATAGACTTTGCTCTGTCAAACGCCATAGGGAGCTGCTTCGCAAACCTAACCATAATACTTGGGCTGTTCTTTATCTTCTCAAGAATCACAATAAAAATAGACGCATATTTTGATCTCGTGTTCTTCTCGCTGATATCCAACCTATTCCTCTGGTACTTCCTCTCACGTAGGAAGTTGGGACCGAAGGAGAGCATAATCCTCCTCATAATCTATGCGATCTTCCTCGTAGAATTTGTTGGGATCTTCAATCCGTTCTAG
- a CDS encoding VIT1/CCC1 transporter family protein, whose protein sequence is MFDENIRKTVLTAQRNELTEHIIYDRLSSSIKDPHNKNVLKQISKDELDHYFFWKKYSKEGVKPDRLKILKYLLIAKIFGFTFGIKLMERGEDQAQVTYDKISKYIPEAKDIVANEDEHEKQLINMIDEERLRYIGSTVRGLNDALVELTGAIAGFTFALQDPRLVAMVGSITGVAASLSMAASEYLATKSEGSKLDPVKASFYTCSAYLLTVIFLIYPYLILSNIYLSLALTVLNALIVIFIFTFYISVAKDVPLKSRFVEMAFISLGIATLSFIIGLLMRTVLIEI, encoded by the coding sequence ATGTTCGATGAAAATATTAGAAAGACAGTTTTGACTGCTCAAAGGAACGAGTTAACTGAGCATATCATTTACGATAGACTATCAAGCTCAATAAAGGACCCCCATAATAAGAATGTTTTAAAACAGATTTCGAAGGATGAGCTCGATCACTATTTTTTCTGGAAAAAATATTCCAAGGAGGGCGTCAAGCCTGATCGGCTAAAGATCTTAAAGTATTTGCTCATTGCCAAAATTTTCGGGTTTACGTTCGGAATAAAACTTATGGAAAGAGGGGAGGATCAAGCTCAGGTTACTTACGACAAGATTTCAAAATATATCCCAGAAGCTAAAGATATTGTTGCAAATGAGGATGAGCATGAGAAACAGCTCATAAACATGATTGATGAGGAGAGGCTCAGATATATCGGTTCAACTGTTCGAGGGTTGAATGATGCGCTCGTGGAACTTACTGGCGCGATTGCAGGATTCACCTTTGCCCTCCAGGATCCAAGATTGGTCGCAATGGTGGGTTCTATCACAGGAGTAGCAGCCTCCCTCTCGATGGCAGCTTCAGAATATCTGGCAACCAAATCTGAGGGATCCAAACTTGACCCTGTCAAAGCATCCTTCTATACATGTTCAGCCTATCTCCTCACCGTCATCTTCCTGATCTATCCGTACCTCATCCTCTCCAACATCTACCTCTCACTCGCATTGACGGTCCTCAACGCACTCATAGTGATTTTCATATTCACATTTTACATATCTGTTGCCAAGGACGTACCTTTAAAGTCGAGATTCGTCGAGATGGCATTTATCAGTCTCGGAATAGCGACCTTATCCTTTATCATAGGACTCTTAATGAGAACCGTCTTAATAGAAATATAA
- a CDS encoding AbrB/MazE/SpoVT family DNA-binding domain-containing protein, which yields MVETVTVSSKGQVTIPSKLRRELGINEGERLLIMRDGKAIKVIPLPKLSSLAGVDEELFRGRKPSREIETMRKEWTREFEEKISQT from the coding sequence TTGGTTGAAACAGTTACAGTATCCTCGAAAGGCCAAGTTACCATACCATCAAAGTTAAGAAGAGAACTTGGCATAAATGAGGGCGAGAGACTCCTGATTATGCGTGACGGAAAAGCAATAAAAGTCATCCCTTTACCCAAACTTTCAAGTTTAGCCGGTGTAGATGAAGAATTATTCAGAGGCAGGAAACCCTCAAGGGAGATAGAGACCATGAGAAAGGAGTGGACAAGAGAATTTGAGGAAAAAATCAGCCAAACCTAA